A part of Nocardioides sp. WS12 genomic DNA contains:
- a CDS encoding SigE family RNA polymerase sigma factor, translating into MGVKANNPGRQAEEFTAFVRETGTQLHHAAMLLTGDHHLAEDLTQATYAKVFVHWRRVSASDSPLAYTRTTLLNTFLSHRRLRRNSERPTDLTPGADDGVQVAKTAIRDVDPGARIDLLAALADLPPLDRAIVVLRYWEDRSVAETATDLGLTETVIRTRARRALQRLRPLIDPPTTLTAVQPERTSS; encoded by the coding sequence GTGGGTGTGAAGGCAAACAACCCGGGCAGACAGGCGGAGGAGTTCACCGCCTTCGTCCGCGAGACCGGCACGCAACTGCATCACGCAGCGATGCTGCTCACCGGCGACCACCACCTCGCAGAGGATCTCACCCAGGCGACGTACGCCAAGGTGTTCGTCCACTGGCGACGGGTGTCTGCCTCCGACAGCCCGCTCGCGTACACACGCACCACCTTGCTCAACACGTTCCTGTCCCACCGCCGTCTTCGTCGCAACTCCGAGCGTCCGACCGACCTCACCCCCGGCGCCGACGACGGAGTGCAGGTAGCGAAGACGGCGATCCGCGATGTCGACCCCGGCGCCCGGATCGACCTGCTCGCTGCCCTCGCCGATCTGCCACCGCTGGATCGGGCGATCGTCGTCCTCCGCTACTGGGAGGACCGCAGCGTCGCCGAGACAGCGACCGATCTGGGACTCACGGAAACGGTCATCAGGACACGAGCGCGGCGTGCGTTGCAGCGCCTACGCCCCCTGATCGACCCACCGACCACGCTGACCGCCGTCCAACCCGAGAGGACCTCGTCATGA
- a CDS encoding MFS transporter produces the protein MSTTTRPDAPDQTHDTAHQLPWPALLVLGAATLVMVTGEMLPTAVLPQMSAGLGVSESAAGLLVSIWAAVVVVASFPLVRLTRGVRRTSVVAASLLVFAVAAAATALAPTYAVVLVARTIGAASVGLLWSTVNAQVADLVPDRLLGRATAVVLGGATLGMVLGTPIGRFVADLAGWRASFWVLAALSLVGAGLVRAVVPDADPQARSAADAGSGGRRTVRPMVVVTVLVGLILVGHYGAYTFITRLGEPAAEIVPGGMGSLLLAFGLSSAVGVALAGRVLERTAPALVTATVATAVAVVGFQVSGQSGLAGVAVIVFWGVASGALPPLAQTMILRLAGPEHRSLAGALIPVVFNGGIAIGAAFASGVVARGGAEGLPVPAAVLIGLAAAGLAVFSRPR, from the coding sequence GGCCACCCTCGTGATGGTCACGGGGGAGATGCTGCCGACAGCCGTGCTGCCCCAGATGAGCGCCGGGCTGGGGGTGAGCGAATCGGCCGCCGGCCTGCTGGTGAGCATCTGGGCCGCGGTGGTCGTGGTGGCGAGCTTCCCGCTGGTGCGGCTGACCCGCGGCGTCCGACGGACGTCGGTCGTCGCCGCCAGCCTGCTGGTCTTCGCGGTCGCCGCCGCAGCGACCGCACTGGCACCGACCTACGCAGTGGTGCTGGTCGCCCGCACCATCGGCGCGGCATCCGTCGGCCTGCTGTGGTCGACCGTGAACGCGCAGGTCGCCGACCTGGTGCCCGACCGGCTCCTCGGCCGCGCGACCGCCGTCGTGCTGGGCGGCGCCACGCTCGGCATGGTGCTGGGTACCCCGATCGGCAGGTTCGTCGCGGACCTCGCCGGCTGGCGCGCGTCCTTCTGGGTGCTCGCCGCGCTGAGCCTCGTCGGCGCGGGACTCGTTCGCGCGGTGGTGCCGGACGCCGACCCGCAGGCGCGGTCCGCCGCAGATGCGGGGAGCGGCGGGCGTCGTACCGTCCGACCGATGGTGGTGGTCACCGTCCTGGTCGGCCTGATCCTGGTCGGCCACTACGGCGCGTACACGTTCATCACGCGGCTGGGGGAGCCTGCCGCCGAGATCGTGCCCGGTGGGATGGGCAGCCTGCTGCTGGCCTTCGGACTGTCCTCGGCCGTCGGGGTCGCCCTGGCCGGGCGGGTGCTCGAACGGACGGCTCCGGCTCTGGTCACTGCGACCGTGGCCACGGCTGTTGCGGTCGTCGGCTTCCAGGTCTCTGGACAGAGCGGACTGGCCGGCGTGGCCGTGATCGTGTTCTGGGGGGTCGCCTCTGGAGCACTGCCGCCGTTGGCGCAGACGATGATCCTGCGGCTCGCCGGCCCGGAGCACCGTTCCCTGGCCGGGGCGTTGATCCCGGTGGTGTTCAACGGCGGAATTGCGATCGGCGCCGCCTTCGCGTCGGGCGTGGTCGCGCGCGGCGGCGCAGAGGGTCTGCCTGTCCCGGCCGCGGTCCTGATCGGGCTGGCCGCGGCCGGGTTGGCGGTGTTCAGTCGACCCAGGTGA